A section of the Mesorhizobium loti genome encodes:
- a CDS encoding ABC transporter ATP-binding protein, with protein MGGTVSADHDGANLLEVRGLTKIFGTLTACDHVDLNIAKGEIHALLGENGAGKSTLVKMLFGSLEPNSGEIFWNGQAVRITSPGAAKKLGIGMVFQHFSLFEALTAAENIALSLDDGSPISSIAAKARALSYSYGLPLDPDSLVGDLSVGERQRIEIIRCLLQTPQLIILDEPTSVLTPQEADKLFETLERLRAEGKSILYISHRLEEVKRICDRATVLRHGKVVGHCNPREETAASLARMMVGNEVQAVVRAPVEGIETADPLLEIRRLSRKPATPFSIPLKNISLNVRAGEVIGIAGVAGNGQGEFFESVSGEVLQQDAASVRIRGKDAGGLTITGRRLLGAAFVPEERLGHGAAPRMKLSENLLLSRHATDGTAFVGAGGMVKSGAVYAAAQRIIVAMDVRKSAPDPEAAALSGGNLQKFIVGRELDRRPSVMVVNQPTWGVDAGAAAHIRQALIELSRSGSAVLVISQDLDELFEISDAIAVMHNGELSKPMPIAEATFEKVGLLMGGAEPGHAEHTLETA; from the coding sequence ATGGGAGGCACTGTGAGTGCAGATCATGATGGGGCGAACCTGCTTGAGGTTCGTGGCCTGACCAAGATATTCGGCACGCTGACCGCGTGCGATCATGTCGATCTCAACATCGCCAAGGGTGAAATCCACGCGCTGCTTGGCGAGAACGGCGCCGGCAAGTCGACGCTGGTCAAGATGCTGTTCGGCTCGCTGGAGCCCAATTCCGGTGAGATTTTCTGGAACGGCCAGGCGGTGCGCATCACCAGCCCGGGTGCCGCCAAGAAGCTCGGCATCGGCATGGTGTTCCAGCATTTTTCGCTGTTCGAGGCGCTGACCGCGGCCGAGAACATCGCGCTGTCGCTCGATGACGGCTCGCCGATCAGCAGCATTGCCGCGAAGGCGAGGGCGCTTTCCTACAGCTACGGCCTGCCGCTCGATCCGGACTCGCTGGTCGGCGACCTGTCGGTCGGCGAACGCCAGCGTATCGAAATCATCCGCTGCCTCCTGCAGACGCCGCAGCTCATCATCCTTGACGAGCCAACCTCTGTGCTGACGCCGCAGGAAGCCGACAAGCTGTTCGAGACGCTGGAGCGGCTGCGCGCGGAAGGCAAATCGATCCTCTACATTTCGCACCGGCTGGAAGAGGTCAAACGCATCTGCGACCGCGCCACGGTGTTGCGGCACGGCAAGGTGGTCGGTCACTGCAATCCGCGCGAGGAGACAGCAGCCTCGCTCGCCCGCATGATGGTCGGCAACGAGGTGCAGGCGGTGGTGCGCGCGCCGGTCGAGGGGATCGAAACCGCAGATCCGCTGCTCGAAATCCGCCGCCTCAGCCGCAAACCGGCGACGCCGTTTTCGATTCCGCTCAAGAACATCAGCCTGAATGTCCGCGCTGGCGAGGTGATCGGCATTGCCGGTGTTGCCGGCAACGGCCAGGGCGAGTTTTTCGAATCCGTTTCCGGCGAGGTGTTGCAGCAGGATGCCGCCTCGGTGCGTATCCGGGGCAAGGATGCAGGTGGTCTCACCATCACCGGACGGCGCCTGCTCGGTGCCGCCTTCGTACCGGAGGAGCGCCTCGGCCATGGTGCCGCGCCGCGCATGAAACTCTCGGAAAACCTTTTGCTCTCGCGCCACGCGACCGACGGCACAGCGTTTGTCGGCGCTGGCGGAATGGTCAAAAGCGGCGCCGTCTACGCTGCCGCGCAACGCATCATCGTGGCGATGGATGTGCGCAAGAGCGCGCCGGATCCGGAAGCGGCCGCACTTTCGGGCGGCAATCTGCAAAAATTCATCGTCGGCCGCGAACTCGACCGCCGCCCTAGCGTCATGGTGGTCAACCAGCCGACCTGGGGCGTCGACGCCGGTGCTGCCGCCCATATCCGACAGGCCTTGATCGAGCTGTCGCGCAGCGGCTCGGCGGTTCTGGTGATCAGCCAGGATCTCGACGAATTGTTCGAGATATCGGACGCGATCGCGGTCATGCACAATGGCGAATTGTCCAAGCCGATGCCGATCGCCGAGGCGACCTTCGAGAAGGTCGGCCTGCTGATGGGCGGCGCCGAGCCCGGCCACGCCGAACATACGCTGGAGACGGCATGA
- a CDS encoding quinone oxidoreductase family protein, with protein MSKAIRIHAHGGPEVLTYEDVDPGQPGSGQILVRHTAIGLNFIDVYHRSGLYPPPGGFPLVPGSEAAGVVLEVGQDVDWLKPGDRIAYAVTTGAYAEERVIDASRVVRIPDGISDEQAAAMMLKGMTAEYLLRRTFNVKAGDTILFHAAAGGVGLILGQWAKHLGATVIGTASSTDKIELAKAHGFDHVINYKEQDFVAGVAAITGGRKCDVVYDSVGNDTFPASLDCLRPLGMFVSFGQSSGPIPPFSMSLLAQKGSLFATRPTLFVYNAKREDLDASAAALFDVVLSGAVEIKINQRYALKDAGKAHSDLEGRRTTGTTILVP; from the coding sequence ATGTCCAAAGCGATCCGTATCCACGCCCACGGCGGTCCGGAAGTTCTGACCTATGAGGACGTCGATCCCGGCCAGCCGGGTTCCGGGCAGATCCTGGTCAGGCATACGGCCATCGGGCTCAACTTCATCGACGTCTATCATCGCTCCGGTCTTTATCCGCCGCCCGGAGGTTTTCCGCTTGTTCCGGGCAGCGAGGCCGCCGGCGTGGTGCTGGAGGTAGGGCAGGACGTCGATTGGCTGAAGCCCGGCGACCGGATCGCCTATGCCGTGACGACAGGAGCTTATGCCGAAGAACGCGTCATCGATGCCAGCCGGGTCGTCAGGATTCCGGATGGTATCAGCGACGAACAGGCCGCCGCGATGATGCTGAAGGGCATGACTGCCGAATATTTGCTGCGCCGGACCTTCAACGTGAAAGCGGGTGACACGATCCTGTTCCATGCCGCGGCCGGCGGCGTCGGGCTCATTCTCGGCCAATGGGCGAAACATCTCGGCGCGACCGTGATCGGCACGGCAAGCTCGACCGACAAGATCGAGCTCGCCAAGGCGCACGGCTTCGACCATGTCATCAACTACAAGGAGCAGGATTTCGTCGCCGGCGTCGCCGCCATCACCGGCGGCAGGAAATGCGACGTCGTCTACGATTCGGTGGGCAACGACACATTCCCGGCTTCGCTCGACTGCCTGAGGCCGCTCGGCATGTTCGTCAGTTTTGGCCAGTCGTCGGGACCGATCCCGCCATTTTCCATGTCGCTCTTGGCGCAGAAGGGCTCGTTGTTCGCCACAAGGCCGACGCTGTTCGTCTATAACGCAAAACGCGAGGACCTCGATGCCTCCGCAGCCGCGCTGTTCGACGTGGTTCTCAGCGGCGCCGTCGAGATCAAGATCAACCAGCGCTATGCGCTGAAGGATGCCGGCAAAGCACATTCGGATCTCGAAGGCCGCAGGACAACGGGGACGACTATTCTCGTTCCTTAG
- a CDS encoding BMP family ABC transporter substrate-binding protein: MKKLLIALMTTTAALSLAASAEAADKLKACWVYTGPIGDFGYSYQHDQGRLEVEKALGDKVETAYLENVSEGPDADRAFERLAREGCKIIFGTSFGFMDAEVKVAKKFPKVMFEHATGYKTGDNLGIYNARFYEGRYVLGQIAAKESKSGVAGYIVSFPIPEVVMGINSFMLGAQSINPNFKAKIVWVNSWFDPGKEADAAKALFDQGADIIVQHTDSTAALQVAEERKLHGFGQSSDMIKFAPNAQLTSLTDEWGPYYISRVQAAIDGTWKPDNVWLGIKDGAVKLAPYTNMPDDVKAMAETTEKKIAGGWNPFTGPIAKQDGSAWLKDGEVADDGTLLGMNFYVKGVDDKLPQ; this comes from the coding sequence ATGAAAAAACTGCTTATTGCCCTGATGACGACGACAGCGGCATTGTCGCTGGCCGCGTCCGCGGAGGCTGCCGACAAGTTGAAGGCCTGCTGGGTCTATACCGGTCCGATCGGCGATTTCGGCTACTCCTACCAGCATGACCAAGGCCGCCTTGAGGTCGAGAAAGCGCTCGGCGACAAGGTCGAGACCGCCTATCTGGAGAACGTCTCCGAAGGGCCCGATGCCGACCGCGCCTTCGAGCGCCTGGCACGCGAAGGCTGCAAGATCATCTTCGGCACGTCGTTTGGCTTCATGGACGCGGAAGTGAAGGTCGCCAAGAAGTTTCCCAAGGTGATGTTCGAGCACGCCACCGGCTACAAGACCGGCGACAATCTCGGCATCTACAATGCCCGCTTCTACGAAGGCCGCTACGTACTCGGCCAGATCGCCGCCAAGGAATCGAAGTCGGGCGTCGCCGGCTACATTGTTTCCTTCCCGATCCCGGAAGTGGTGATGGGCATCAACTCCTTCATGCTGGGCGCGCAGTCGATCAACCCGAACTTCAAGGCCAAGATCGTCTGGGTGAACTCGTGGTTCGACCCGGGCAAGGAAGCCGACGCCGCCAAGGCGCTGTTCGACCAGGGTGCCGACATCATCGTCCAGCATACCGATTCGACCGCTGCCCTGCAGGTGGCCGAGGAGCGCAAGCTGCACGGCTTCGGCCAGTCGTCCGACATGATCAAGTTCGCGCCGAATGCGCAGCTGACCTCGCTGACCGACGAATGGGGGCCGTATTACATCAGCCGCGTGCAGGCAGCCATCGACGGCACCTGGAAGCCGGACAATGTCTGGCTCGGCATCAAGGACGGCGCGGTGAAGCTCGCGCCCTACACCAACATGCCCGACGATGTGAAGGCGATGGCCGAGACGACCGAGAAGAAGATCGCCGGTGGCTGGAACCCCTTCACCGGACCGATCGCCAAGCAGGACGGCTCGGCGTGGCTGAAGGACGGCGAGGTCGCCGACGACGGCACGCTGCTCGGCATGAATTTCTACGTGAAGGGCGTCGACGACAAGCTACCGCAGTAA
- a CDS encoding DUF1326 domain-containing protein, whose translation MTDQGWAMKGELVLSCNCTVFCPCVLSLGSHPPTEGYCQTWAGFRIDAGHFGEVDLSGLNLGLIMEIPGYMSRGNWTAGLFIDKRASIYAVKALTKIFTGKAGGTTSLLSILVGKFLGVEQAPITYETRDKTRIFQIPKIIDGAVTPIAGKDREKDTVITNSEYWIAPEIIVARSDKSKMRAFGRNWNFAGRSAEICKLDWRGP comes from the coding sequence ATGACAGATCAGGGCTGGGCAATGAAAGGAGAGCTCGTACTCTCCTGCAATTGCACGGTTTTTTGCCCTTGCGTGCTGTCGCTCGGCAGTCACCCTCCGACCGAGGGTTATTGCCAGACCTGGGCGGGTTTCCGTATCGATGCCGGTCATTTCGGCGAGGTCGACCTGTCAGGCCTCAACCTTGGGCTGATCATGGAAATCCCCGGCTATATGAGCCGAGGCAACTGGACCGCCGGCCTGTTCATCGACAAGCGCGCCTCGATTTACGCGGTCAAGGCCTTGACGAAGATCTTCACCGGCAAGGCGGGCGGGACCACGTCGCTGCTGTCGATCCTCGTTGGAAAATTCCTGGGTGTGGAACAGGCGCCGATCACCTATGAGACCCGGGACAAGACGCGTATCTTCCAGATACCGAAGATCATCGATGGCGCGGTGACGCCAATCGCCGGCAAGGATCGCGAGAAGGATACGGTGATCACGAATTCCGAATACTGGATCGCGCCGGAGATCATCGTAGCGAGGTCCGACAAGAGCAAGATGCGGGCCTTTGGCCGCAACTGGAATTTTGCTGGCCGCTCGGCCGAAATCTGCAAGCTGGATTGGCGGGGCCCGTGA
- a CDS encoding ABC transporter permease, which translates to MDITVNILLTIATAATPLLIAAIGELVVERSGVLNLGVEGMMIMGAVGGFGAGYLTGSPWIGLLAAIAMGALFSLLFAVMTLSLATNQVATGLSLTLLGLGLSGMIGTSFVGQPGVRLPNLDIPGLSSIPVVGRLLFGQDPIFYISIALTAAVMWFLFKTRTGLTLRSIGDSHVSAHALGIKVIRYRYLSVIFGGACAGLAGGHLSLVYTPQWVENMTAGRGWIALALVVFASWRPWRVLAGAYIFGAVWIGQLHAQAFGIPVPSQMLSSLPYLATVVVLVLISRNKRLTMMNTPASLGQPFVPDR; encoded by the coding sequence ATGGACATCACCGTCAACATCCTCCTGACCATCGCCACGGCGGCGACGCCGCTCTTGATCGCGGCGATCGGCGAACTGGTGGTCGAACGCTCCGGCGTGCTCAATCTCGGCGTCGAAGGCATGATGATCATGGGCGCGGTCGGCGGCTTCGGGGCCGGCTACCTAACCGGATCGCCCTGGATCGGCCTTCTGGCGGCAATCGCCATGGGCGCGCTGTTCTCGCTGCTGTTCGCCGTCATGACGCTGTCGCTGGCCACCAATCAGGTGGCGACCGGCCTGTCGCTGACGCTGCTTGGCCTCGGCCTCTCCGGCATGATCGGAACGAGCTTCGTCGGCCAGCCTGGCGTCAGGCTGCCCAATCTCGACATTCCCGGCCTCAGCTCGATCCCGGTCGTGGGCAGGCTGCTGTTCGGCCAGGATCCGATCTTCTACATCTCGATCGCGCTGACCGCCGCCGTCATGTGGTTCCTGTTCAAGACGCGTACTGGCCTGACGCTCCGCTCAATCGGCGACAGCCACGTTTCGGCGCACGCGCTTGGCATCAAGGTCATCCGCTACCGCTATCTCTCGGTCATCTTCGGCGGCGCCTGCGCCGGTCTGGCCGGCGGCCATCTGTCGCTGGTCTACACGCCGCAATGGGTCGAGAACATGACCGCGGGTCGCGGCTGGATCGCTCTGGCGCTCGTGGTGTTCGCCTCGTGGCGGCCGTGGCGGGTGCTGGCCGGCGCCTACATCTTCGGCGCGGTGTGGATCGGCCAGCTTCATGCACAGGCTTTTGGCATTCCCGTGCCCTCGCAGATGCTTTCTTCTCTGCCCTATCTGGCAACCGTCGTGGTTCTCGTTCTAATCTCGCGCAACAAGCGTCTGACGATGATGAACACGCCGGCATCCCTGGGGCAGCCATTCGTTCCGGATCGTTGA
- the pcsA gene encoding phosphatidylcholine synthase has protein sequence MSKNTTARKAAKKIADRIPRPKKKVTWPQARAFSVHLLTASGSFLAFLSLVAASEERWTAMFWWLGLALFVDGIDGPIARKLEVKEILPTWSGELLDNIIDYVTYVLIPAFALYQRGFMGEGLSFLSAAIIVVSSAIYYADTGMKTKENFFKGFPVVWNMVVFTLFVIEPGQWVSFAVVVVAGILTFIPINFIHPVRVVRLRRINLTMTLLWCAFGALALAQAALAAFYDQIGVLGEQVGTFTKIGITVTGLYLACIGGIMQFFPNLGAKKA, from the coding sequence GTGAGCAAGAACACAACGGCCAGAAAGGCCGCCAAGAAGATCGCGGACCGGATTCCTCGACCGAAGAAGAAGGTCACCTGGCCGCAGGCAAGGGCGTTCTCCGTCCACCTGCTGACCGCGTCAGGCTCGTTCCTTGCATTCCTGTCGCTGGTGGCGGCGAGCGAGGAGCGCTGGACGGCAATGTTCTGGTGGCTGGGACTGGCGCTGTTCGTCGACGGCATCGACGGGCCGATCGCCAGGAAGCTCGAGGTCAAGGAAATCCTGCCGACCTGGTCGGGCGAACTCCTCGACAACATCATCGACTATGTGACCTATGTGCTGATCCCGGCCTTCGCGCTCTACCAGCGCGGCTTCATGGGCGAGGGCTTGTCGTTCCTTTCGGCTGCGATCATCGTCGTTTCCAGCGCGATCTATTATGCCGACACCGGCATGAAGACGAAGGAGAATTTCTTCAAGGGCTTCCCCGTGGTCTGGAACATGGTGGTGTTCACGCTGTTCGTCATCGAACCGGGACAATGGGTGTCGTTCGCTGTCGTGGTGGTGGCTGGCATCCTGACCTTCATCCCGATCAATTTCATCCATCCGGTGCGGGTGGTGCGGCTGCGGCGCATCAATCTCACAATGACCCTTTTGTGGTGCGCCTTCGGCGCGCTCGCGCTTGCGCAGGCGGCTCTCGCAGCTTTCTACGATCAGATCGGCGTGCTGGGCGAACAGGTCGGTACTTTCACCAAGATCGGCATTACCGTTACCGGGCTTTATCTGGCCTGCATCGGCGGCATCATGCAGTTCTTTCCAAATCTCGGTGCCAAGAAGGCCTGA
- a CDS encoding ABC transporter permease, giving the protein MMRLELVKRPQRSALFSMLSPFIAFALTIIAGAIMFALLGVNPLTAFRIYFIEPISQVWQLHELAIKAAPLILIAVGLSVCYKANIWNIGAEGQFIFGAIFGSAIPVLFPQFEGPLVLPLMLLLGMVGGAAYAAIPALLKTRFNTNEILTSLMLVYVAQLFLDWLVRGPWRDPQGHGFPQTIQFGDSAVLPELMPDAGRANWGFVFALVAAVLIWILMGRMLKGFEVRVLGSSPRAGRFAGFGLSRMVFFAFLLSGALAGLAGISEVSGAIGQLQPVISPGYGFTAIIVAFLGRLNPLGIVAAGLVLALTYLGGEAVQSALGISDKVARVFQGMLLFFVLGCDTLIHYRIRLIGLALTKPQGAAPLEAAPKLKEAR; this is encoded by the coding sequence ATGATGCGCCTTGAACTCGTCAAACGCCCGCAGCGCTCGGCGCTGTTTTCGATGCTGTCACCCTTCATCGCCTTCGCGCTCACCATTATCGCCGGCGCCATCATGTTCGCTCTGCTCGGCGTCAATCCACTGACCGCGTTCCGGATCTACTTCATCGAGCCGATCAGTCAGGTCTGGCAATTGCATGAGCTGGCGATCAAGGCGGCGCCGCTGATCCTGATCGCGGTCGGCCTGTCGGTCTGCTACAAGGCCAACATCTGGAACATCGGCGCCGAAGGCCAGTTCATTTTCGGCGCCATCTTCGGCTCGGCCATCCCGGTCCTGTTTCCTCAGTTCGAAGGCCCGCTGGTGCTGCCGCTGATGCTCCTGCTCGGCATGGTCGGCGGTGCCGCCTACGCGGCGATCCCGGCCTTGCTCAAGACCCGGTTCAATACCAACGAGATCCTGACCAGCCTGATGCTGGTCTATGTCGCCCAACTCTTCCTCGACTGGCTGGTGCGCGGCCCATGGCGTGATCCGCAGGGCCATGGTTTCCCGCAGACGATCCAGTTCGGCGATTCAGCAGTCCTGCCGGAACTGATGCCGGATGCCGGACGCGCCAACTGGGGTTTTGTGTTCGCGCTGGTTGCGGCGGTGCTGATCTGGATCCTGATGGGCCGCATGCTCAAGGGCTTCGAGGTCCGCGTGCTGGGCTCCAGCCCGAGGGCAGGGCGCTTCGCCGGCTTCGGTCTCAGCCGCATGGTGTTCTTCGCCTTCCTGCTTTCGGGCGCACTGGCCGGCCTTGCCGGCATTTCGGAAGTCTCCGGCGCCATCGGGCAATTGCAGCCGGTGATTTCTCCCGGCTATGGCTTCACGGCCATCATCGTGGCGTTCCTCGGCCGCCTCAACCCGCTCGGTATCGTCGCCGCGGGCCTGGTTCTGGCGCTGACCTATCTCGGCGGTGAAGCGGTGCAAAGCGCGCTTGGCATTTCAGACAAGGTGGCGAGGGTGTTCCAGGGCATGCTGCTGTTCTTCGTGCTTGGCTGCGACACGCTCATCCACTACCGCATCCGCCTGATCGGCCTGGCGTTGACCAAGCCGCAGGGCGCGGCACCGCTCGAAGCCGCGCCGAAGTTGAAGGAAGCCCGCTGA
- a CDS encoding UbiH/UbiF family hydroxylase, which produces MEHQETARILIAGTGPAGLIAALAFADAGFPVTLVGPEASAPDGRTTALMNPALKVLERLDLLEDIKPKAAPLKIMRIVDATSRLIRSPVVTFRAAEIDEEQFGLNLPNSVLGPALAAKAAAHPGIEWRRSMVEAWHLGADKARADLADGSEVGASLAVAADGRQSPAREAADISTAARSYPQAALVLNFSHGRDHAFTSTEFHTETGPFTQVPLPGNRSSLVWVVKPETAKALAALDDATLSMRVEQQMQSMLGRVTVEPGRQIYPLSTVTPLRFARERVALVGEAAHVFPPIGAQGLNLGIRDIDDLVGIASENREDPGGAKALAAYDFKRRPDILARSGAVNLLNMSLLSDMLPAQIARGAGLGVLGGFAPLRAFFMREGLRPGSGFAALVGGLRKPARQR; this is translated from the coding sequence TTGGAGCATCAGGAAACAGCGCGCATACTGATTGCCGGCACCGGGCCTGCAGGGCTGATCGCGGCGCTCGCTTTCGCCGATGCCGGCTTTCCGGTGACGCTTGTCGGGCCCGAGGCGTCGGCCCCCGATGGTCGCACCACGGCGCTGATGAACCCTGCCCTGAAAGTGCTTGAGCGGCTTGATCTCCTCGAAGACATCAAACCCAAGGCCGCGCCTTTGAAAATCATGCGCATCGTCGACGCGACCAGCCGGCTGATCCGCAGTCCCGTCGTCACCTTCCGCGCCGCCGAGATCGACGAGGAGCAGTTTGGACTGAACCTGCCCAACAGCGTCCTTGGTCCGGCGCTTGCCGCCAAGGCAGCCGCGCATCCCGGGATCGAATGGCGCAGGTCGATGGTCGAGGCCTGGCATCTCGGCGCCGACAAGGCCCGCGCCGATCTCGCCGACGGCAGTGAGGTTGGCGCGTCGCTGGCGGTCGCCGCCGATGGGCGCCAATCGCCCGCCCGCGAGGCAGCGGACATCTCGACCGCCGCACGCTCCTACCCGCAAGCCGCGCTCGTGCTCAATTTCAGCCATGGCCGGGACCATGCCTTCACCTCGACGGAGTTCCACACCGAGACAGGCCCGTTCACCCAGGTTCCGCTGCCGGGCAATCGCTCAAGTCTCGTCTGGGTGGTCAAGCCCGAGACAGCCAAGGCGCTTGCCGCCCTGGATGACGCAACGCTTTCAATGCGGGTCGAGCAGCAGATGCAGTCAATGCTGGGTCGGGTCACCGTGGAACCGGGCAGGCAGATCTATCCGCTTTCGACCGTGACGCCCCTGCGCTTCGCGCGAGAGAGGGTCGCACTTGTCGGCGAAGCCGCGCATGTGTTTCCGCCAATCGGTGCGCAAGGCCTCAATCTTGGCATCAGGGATATTGACGACCTGGTTGGTATTGCGAGCGAAAATCGTGAGGATCCCGGCGGGGCCAAGGCCCTCGCCGCCTACGATTTCAAGCGTCGCCCCGATATTCTGGCGCGCAGCGGTGCAGTCAATCTCCTCAACATGTCGCTGCTTTCCGACATGTTGCCGGCGCAGATCGCGCGGGGCGCTGGTCTGGGCGTGCTCGGCGGTTTTGCGCCGCTGCGCGCCTTCTTCATGCGCGAAGGGCTTCGTCCAGGCAGCGGCTTTGCAGCACTTGTGGGTGGCCTGCGAAAGCCGGCGCGGCAGCGGTAG
- a CDS encoding DUF2182 domain-containing protein — protein MPLDQRGDSAHSGVMTGHQDDFSHLDRAGRAMANVARDPRLTVNIVVVAGIVFAWLLLGAMAIRGAEVRGRAPGDTLLHDLPQLPLPDFLERFFALCLSPAPLDASIGLRAVALVVMWFLMAIAAMLPSAAPMIRTYCEIADTARIKGELVVHPLVLVAGYLGVWLAASMLFSALTLSVHTVAASSEIYDPVLGIAGALALLVAGLYQFSGLKEACLKKCRNPFSILFSNWSAKAGSVFRLGVVQGIWCFGCCWALMLVMFAVGVMNIFWMALIGVFTLIEKQMTGSLPTRLAGAILLVWAAALLVVSLSVGEIR, from the coding sequence ATGCCGCTTGATCAACGCGGCGATTCGGCCCATTCGGGTGTCATGACCGGCCACCAGGACGATTTCAGCCATCTCGACCGCGCCGGCCGCGCCATGGCAAATGTCGCGCGCGACCCGCGCTTGACGGTCAACATCGTCGTCGTCGCCGGCATCGTATTCGCCTGGCTGTTACTCGGGGCGATGGCGATTCGCGGCGCCGAGGTCCGAGGCAGAGCGCCCGGCGACACCCTCCTGCACGACTTGCCACAACTGCCGCTGCCCGATTTCCTGGAGCGGTTCTTCGCGCTTTGCCTATCGCCGGCGCCGCTGGACGCAAGCATCGGCTTGCGTGCCGTTGCGCTCGTCGTCATGTGGTTCCTGATGGCGATCGCCGCCATGCTGCCGTCCGCGGCCCCGATGATCCGGACCTATTGCGAGATCGCCGATACAGCCCGGATCAAGGGCGAGCTGGTCGTTCATCCTCTGGTGCTGGTAGCCGGCTATCTCGGCGTCTGGCTCGCTGCCTCGATGCTGTTTTCGGCGCTGACGCTCAGCGTGCACACAGTCGCCGCATCCAGCGAGATCTACGATCCAGTGCTTGGGATTGCCGGCGCGCTCGCATTGCTGGTTGCTGGCCTCTATCAGTTCAGCGGCCTCAAGGAGGCCTGCCTGAAGAAATGCCGCAACCCGTTCTCGATCCTGTTTTCGAACTGGAGCGCCAAAGCCGGCAGCGTCTTCCGGCTCGGTGTCGTGCAAGGCATCTGGTGTTTCGGCTGCTGCTGGGCGCTCATGCTGGTGATGTTCGCCGTCGGCGTGATGAACATCTTCTGGATGGCGCTGATCGGCGTATTCACCCTGATTGAAAAACAGATGACGGGCAGTCTTCCAACCCGACTGGCCGGTGCGATACTGCTTGTCTGGGCAGCCGCGCTGCTAGTAGTCTCGCTTTCAGTGGGGGAAATTCGATGA
- the rimO gene encoding 30S ribosomal protein S12 methylthiotransferase RimO, translating to MSAPRVSFVSLGCPKALVDSERIITRLRAEGYEIARKHDGADLVVVNTCGFLDSARDESLNAIGSALSENGRVIVTGCLGAEPDVIREKHPNVLAITGPQAYESVMAAVHEAAPPSHDPYIDLLPPQGVKLTPRHYAYLKISEGCNNRCTFCIIPALRGDLVSRPAADVLREAEKLAKAGVKELLVISQDTSAYGIDIKYQTSMFGDREVRAKFLDLSEELGKLGIWVRMHYVYPYPHVADVIPLMADGKILPYLDIPFQHASPQVLKNMRRPAHGEKTLERISGWRDVCPDLAIRSTFIVGFPGETDEDFEMLLDWLDEAKIDRAGCFKYEPVKGARSNDLGLEQVPQEVKEARWHRFMQRQQKISATQLARKVGKRLPVLIDEAHGTSAKGRTKYDAPEIDGSVHIQSRRPMRAGDIVTVKIERADAYDLYGSAV from the coding sequence ATGTCCGCCCCTCGCGTCAGTTTTGTCAGCCTTGGATGCCCGAAGGCGCTCGTGGATTCCGAGCGTATCATCACGCGGCTGCGCGCCGAAGGCTATGAGATCGCCCGCAAGCATGATGGCGCCGATCTCGTTGTGGTCAACACTTGCGGTTTCCTGGATTCCGCCCGTGACGAGTCGCTCAATGCCATCGGTTCCGCGCTTTCGGAAAACGGCAGGGTCATCGTCACCGGCTGCCTCGGTGCCGAGCCGGACGTGATCCGCGAGAAGCACCCCAACGTGCTGGCGATCACCGGACCGCAGGCTTACGAGAGCGTGATGGCCGCCGTGCATGAGGCAGCTCCGCCTTCGCACGATCCCTATATCGACCTGCTGCCGCCGCAAGGGGTCAAGCTGACGCCGCGCCACTATGCGTATCTGAAGATCTCGGAAGGCTGCAACAACCGCTGCACCTTCTGCATCATTCCCGCCCTGCGTGGCGATCTCGTTTCGCGCCCAGCCGCCGATGTGCTGCGCGAAGCTGAAAAACTGGCCAAGGCCGGCGTCAAGGAACTCCTCGTAATCTCGCAGGACACAAGTGCCTACGGCATCGACATCAAGTATCAGACGTCGATGTTCGGCGATCGCGAAGTGCGCGCGAAATTCCTCGATCTCTCGGAAGAACTGGGCAAGCTCGGCATCTGGGTGCGCATGCACTATGTCTACCCCTACCCGCATGTCGCCGACGTCATCCCGCTGATGGCCGACGGCAAGATCCTTCCCTATCTCGACATTCCGTTCCAGCATGCCTCGCCGCAGGTGCTGAAGAACATGCGTCGTCCGGCGCATGGCGAAAAGACGCTCGAACGCATCAGCGGCTGGCGCGACGTATGCCCCGATCTCGCCATCCGCTCGACCTTCATCGTCGGCTTTCCCGGCGAGACGGACGAGGATTTCGAGATGCTGCTGGACTGGCTGGACGAGGCCAAGATCGACCGTGCCGGCTGCTTCAAATACGAGCCGGTCAAGGGCGCCCGTTCCAACGACCTCGGCCTCGAACAGGTTCCGCAGGAAGTCAAGGAAGCACGCTGGCACCGCTTCATGCAGCGCCAGCAGAAGATTTCGGCGACGCAGCTGGCCAGGAAGGTCGGCAAGCGCCTGCCGGTGCTGATCGACGAGGCGCACGGCACCTCGGCGAAGGGCCGCACCAAATACGACGCGCCCGAGATCGACGGCTCGGTCCACATCCAGTCGCGCCGCCCTATGCGTGCCGGCGACATCGTCACGGTGAAGATTGAGCGTGCCGACGCTTATGACCTTTACGGTTCGGCTGTCTGA